In Taeniopygia guttata chromosome 6, bTaeGut7.mat, whole genome shotgun sequence, the genomic stretch GTCTAGAAGAAAGCCATTACATCATGACAAAGGTTAAACTGTAGATATTGCACGTCAGTACAGAAACATAATGCAGTAACATTTTCATCCCCCACTTTGCTTCTCTCCCACATGTCTCTCCTTGTTCTTGGGTCTGGGCCGCAAGGGGGAACCTAACTGTACTCATAGTCGGATGAGTCCTCCTCAGACACCCCTTTCAGGTCTCTGTGGTAAGAGCCCATGCCATTCTCATCCATCTCGCCCGCTGGCTGGAGGCTTTTGCCCATGCCTTTGCGTTCCTCCATTTTGATGGTGTCATAGAGTCCCTTAGGTCCTTCTTCAAGGAGGATGTTCCTCTCCGAGTGAGAGGGTTTCATTTGGCAGACATTTTTGAGGAAGAGAAGGACAGGGGCGTAAAGCACGTTGGCAAGCCCCATGCCCAGGTTGAGCTGCGCAAAGCCCATGGTGTGCACAATCTGGCCAGCCACGATGGGCCCCAGAGCGTATGCCACACAGTAGGAGATGTCTGCAATGGCGTAGACGCTGCCATAGACAGAGACGTGACGCACGTCCACCAggaaagccagggtgggcagcagggctgtgtccacCAGGGCGATGCCGAAGCAGATGCCACAGAGGGGAATGATGACCTGCCCGAAATTCCTGCAGGCGGGCAccaagcaggagctggcacCGATGATGGCCATGCCCAGGGCCCCGTAAAACCACTGCAGGTGTGGGTACGCAGCAGCCAGCTGGACGGTGACGTAGACGCCCAGCACGTGGGGGAAGAAGGCGGGCAGCCAGGTGAGGCCCACCTCCCACTCGCTGGCCCCCATGGAATCCTTCATCCAGTTGGCGATGGTGGGCTCCAGGAAGGCCAGGGGGATGTTGCAGGTGGCCAGGGCCCCTGCCACCACGGCAATGTAGGGGTCAATCATGAGGCGGTGTATGGGGGTGCCGACAGGCATGTTGGCCCGTGCCCCGGTGCCACCGGGCGGCGCCAGGACCAGCAGCATCAGCCCGTCGAGGAGGCAGACGCAGGCCAGCACCAGGAAGGGCACCCGCT encodes the following:
- the SLC18A3 gene encoding vesicular acetylcholine transporter — protein: MSEAGGAGRARAAVERLSEAVGERRRRLGTAMGEARRQRRLLLMVVCVALLLDNMLYMVIVPIIPDYIAAMRGGGGTAGPSAPAGGNGSGGGNRSLLPARYPPASGSNEDVQIGVLFASKAMLQLLVNPLSGTLIDRVGYEAPLLAGLAVLFLSTATFAFAENYATLFAARSLQGLGSAFADTAGIALIADRYAEEPARSRALGTALACISFGSLAAPPFGGVLYEFAGKRVPFLVLACVCLLDGLMLLVLAPPGGTGARANMPVGTPIHRLMIDPYIAVVAGALATCNIPLAFLEPTIANWMKDSMGASEWEVGLTWLPAFFPHVLGVYVTVQLAAAYPHLQWFYGALGMAIIGASSCLVPACRNFGQVIIPLCGICFGIALVDTALLPTLAFLVDVRHVSVYGSVYAIADISYCVAYALGPIVAGQIVHTMGFAQLNLGMGLANVLYAPVLLFLKNVCQMKPSHSERNILLEEGPKGLYDTIKMEERKGMGKSLQPAGEMDENGMGSYHRDLKGVSEEDSSDYEYS